In Sphingobacterium sp. R2, the genomic stretch AGCACAGCTGTATAATGCTTTTCTTATGAATGTTGCTGATGTGGAGGTTGAAACTAGCGTGGGGGAACTCCCTCATTTACCAAACTACCTGCAGGGTACGTATAAGGATGGAATGGAAGGCCCGAAAGTCCGCGTCCTGTGGCCATCACCTATGGACAATACAGCAGTGATTGAAAAAGGCAGATATAGTATAACTGGACGGATCCCGGGTACAGATTTCAGACCAAAAGCAACAGTTACAATAAAGGGCGAACAAAAAGAGACACCAAAGCTAACTTTATCTACCTTTGAACTGAATGATGTCTCATTAAATGTGAATAATGAGCATCAGGAAACAAAATTTATAGAAAACAGAGAAAAGTTTGTTCAGGCACTGGCCAAAACCGATCCAAATTCGTTCTTGTACATGTTCCGCCATGCCTATGGCCAAGAACAGCCAGCGGAAGCTAAACCTTTAGGTGTTTGGGACAGCAAGGATACAAAACTACGTGGTCATGCTACAGGGCACTATCTGACGGCTATTGCGCAAGCTTATGCTGGATCCGGATATGATAAAAATCTTCAGGAAAATTTTTCAGCAAAGATGACCTATATGGTAGACGAGCTGTATCGATTATCACAGCTTTCAGGCAGACCAAAGACTAACGGCGGAAATAGTGTCTCTGACCCGAGGCTTGTTCCTGTTGGGCCGGGAAAGTCAAAATACGATTCCGATCTGAGCGATGAGGGAATACGCACAGATTACTGGAACTGGGGAGAAGGATTTATCAGTGCCTATCCGCCCGATCAGTTTATTATGTTAGAAAAAGGTGCCAAATATGGTGGGCAGAAGGATCAGGTCTGGGGCCCTTACTATACCCTGCACAAGATAATGGCTGGACTGCTGGACATATATGAAGTAAGTAAGAATAGAAAAGCACTTATCGTCGCATCAGGAATGGGGGATTGGGTATTTGCGCGCTTGAGCGTATTACCGAAGGACAGATTGATCACAATGTGGAATACCTATATTGCGGGTGAATTGGGCGGAATGAATGAAGTAATGGCCCGCCTCTATAGACTTACTGATCAAGAAAAATACTTCAAAGCTGCTCAGCTCTTTGATAATATCGATCTCTTTTACGGTGATGCAGAACATACCCACGGCTTGGCAAAAAATGTCGATACTTTTCGTGGATTACATGCAAATCAGCATATTCCGCAAATAATCGGAAGTATAGAAATGTATCGCGCATCCGATCAATCTGCCTATTATAAAATAGCGGAGAATTTTTGGTATAAAACTGTTAATGATTATATGTACAGTATTGGCGGAGTAGCCGGAGCCCGCAACCCGGCCAATGCAGAATGCTTTATCAGTCAGCCGGCAACTTTGTATGAAAATGGATTTTCTGCAGGCGGTCAAAATGAGACATGTGCAACATATAATATGTTAAAATTGACCGCTGATCTTTTCTTGTTCGATCAGCGTGGAGAGTTTATGGATTACTACGAGCGCGGCCTTTATAACCATATCTTGGCCTCAGTAGCCAAGGATAGTCCGGCCAATACGTATCATATCTCCTTAAGACCTGGAAGCTTGAAGCAATTCAGTAATGCCGATATGACTGGTTTTACCTGCTGTAACGGTACCGCTCTCGAGAGCAGTACCAAATTGCAGAACTCTATTTACTTTAAAAGCGGCGATAACAGCGCTTTGTATGTGAATCTATTTGTTCCGTCAACACTTTATTGGAAAGAGAAAAACGTGACTATAGAGCAACGGACCGATTTTCCGAAAGCAGATGTAACGCGACTTATTATGAAAGGTAGCGGAACATTCGATCTGAATATCCGCGTGCCGGGATGGGCTACCAAAGGTTTTTTCGTCACGATCAACGGCAGAAACGAATCCATCCAGGCCACACCGGGAACTTATCTAAAGATAAGCCGAGCGTGGAATGATGGTGATACGATTGAATTAAAGATGCCATTTCAATTTCATTTAGATCCGGTAATGGATCAGCCGAATATAGCAAGTCTTTTCTATGGGCCGATCTTATTGGCGGCACAAGAGCCAGAAGCCAGAAAACAGTGGAGAAAGATCACGTTGGAAGCAAAAGATATAGGCAGTAAGATTAAAGGTAATCCGTCAACACTTGAATTTAAAATAGATGATGCGGTTTTCAAACCTTTTTATGAAACCTATGGCCGACATTCTGTCTATTTGGATGTCACACTTAAATAAAAATTCTCTTGCCTACATTGTTAAAGAATTTTTAAAACAAATAACATAATTTCTGCAAGCTTGGTAAGCTTCTCGTTGCGTACTGAGCTGCAGACGGCATTGACGGCTGCGGTAGGCACACTGGTCAGTTTTGTGACGAGCCGATTGATCGGGCGATGGACCGACAGGCAACGAAAATAAAAAGCTCTATTTTGGAAGACTAAAGCGCATTCGAAAGGTGCGGTTTAGCTACAAATAGCAAACCTGCGTAAACGTGTTTATGCCTTGTAAAGTGTCTTTGAACGATATATAGTGGATAATTAATGGAAATAGAAAATTGTTGTACTTTTTATTTAATTAATTAAATATTTTGTATATTTGCGTGTTTACAACCACATAATTTATCTCTTTAACTCGTTTATAATGTTCAACTATTTAAGTTTACTTGCTTTTTCCCTTCTGCTCATGGCCAGCTGTTCCGATAAATACAACGAATTGGATACGGACGAAGAAATTCCCAAAGAATCGTTAACAATGATGCCACTGCGCCTCGAAACGGATGTTAAAACAGCCAATATATTTAATATGGTGGTCTTTACCATGAAAGACAGCACCATTGATGAGCTCAAAGAATGGATTGGCCTTCCGGTTAAGTATAGTGAACTTGATTCTCTTTTTTGGGAAGTAGAGGGTAGTCCCAGTCGAGTCAATCTTTTAGCGAAGGGCACAGGTTCGCTTTCTTTAAAATCAGCATGGGGACACTACTTTTATTTGCCCGGTACCTATAAAACTTATCTGTCAGGTTATAAAGACAACAAGAGGGTTGTAAGGGATTCTACCTATATCAAGATAAATGCCAATGCAGATTTCTTGAATGTGGACTGGAACAGAATAGACAATATCAATCAAAATACAGGCTATACAACCAATGGTACACTAGGCTATCAATTTCGCATTCTGAATAGAAAATCAGGAAATACGGTTTATTCAGGACTGACAGTTGCTTTTGATTCGATCGATTATAGACAAAACATAATTAATCTGGGAAAGAAAGAAAGGGATGCGCTGTCTGCATATATGACAAAATTATATGGAAATGCGAATTTTGAAGGCGATAAAGAGCTGTTGAGTGAACAGTTTAAGCAACTTTTTAAGGCCGATGTGGCAAAAGATGAGGTGCTCAAAATCTGGAAAACCCCCAAGTCAAATATTGCATTATTGCACCTTAAAAACGATAAAGATGAGGCTTTTAGCTATTGGGTGCATGCCGAGCCCGCAGCACAGAAATAGCAATTTGAA encodes the following:
- a CDS encoding beta-L-arabinofuranosidase domain-containing protein, encoding MNKFIIRTIVMAFVSFYFPKIAHAQNGDQILDGIGETDMIARYIFNGDLKDWSRNNLHSNILKTVPKFENDEQFGKVLSLSGGTNEFITLPKGIFTDFESISLTGWFYLRSKMEGQTFFRIGKDADSQLFVSPGGKEDQSGYQAVLRLNNRSIKSTAVRRIETGKWVHISVVMDLSSRSLILYLDGKQVDKLAGIPQEIGAMLRGQTSGVIESQIGKSILPGQPNIKALLHDFRIYRVALTSNQIAGIYKNSLRGVREDIDNMGKKEDDLPSYPMTKAQLYNAFLMNVADVEVETSVGELPHLPNYLQGTYKDGMEGPKVRVLWPSPMDNTAVIEKGRYSITGRIPGTDFRPKATVTIKGEQKETPKLTLSTFELNDVSLNVNNEHQETKFIENREKFVQALAKTDPNSFLYMFRHAYGQEQPAEAKPLGVWDSKDTKLRGHATGHYLTAIAQAYAGSGYDKNLQENFSAKMTYMVDELYRLSQLSGRPKTNGGNSVSDPRLVPVGPGKSKYDSDLSDEGIRTDYWNWGEGFISAYPPDQFIMLEKGAKYGGQKDQVWGPYYTLHKIMAGLLDIYEVSKNRKALIVASGMGDWVFARLSVLPKDRLITMWNTYIAGELGGMNEVMARLYRLTDQEKYFKAAQLFDNIDLFYGDAEHTHGLAKNVDTFRGLHANQHIPQIIGSIEMYRASDQSAYYKIAENFWYKTVNDYMYSIGGVAGARNPANAECFISQPATLYENGFSAGGQNETCATYNMLKLTADLFLFDQRGEFMDYYERGLYNHILASVAKDSPANTYHISLRPGSLKQFSNADMTGFTCCNGTALESSTKLQNSIYFKSGDNSALYVNLFVPSTLYWKEKNVTIEQRTDFPKADVTRLIMKGSGTFDLNIRVPGWATKGFFVTINGRNESIQATPGTYLKISRAWNDGDTIELKMPFQFHLDPVMDQPNIASLFYGPILLAAQEPEARKQWRKITLEAKDIGSKIKGNPSTLEFKIDDAVFKPFYETYGRHSVYLDVTLK